The following are from one region of the Corylus avellana chromosome ca1, CavTom2PMs-1.0 genome:
- the LOC132177102 gene encoding UDP-glycosyltransferase 74F2-like: protein MDKERNVYRAHCLVLAYPAQGHINPMMQFSKRLEHKGVKVTLVITKSISNTMHKEATSIALETISDGYDEGGIAQAESIHAYLERFQRVGSQTLVELIEKVSSSGCPVDCVVYDPFVPWALDVAKKFGLLGAVLFTQSCAVDNIYYHVHKGVLKLPLSETEILLPGSPPLGPQDMPSFIYDFGSYPAYFDTLVGQFSNVDKADCVLVNTFYELEQEVVDRMNKIWPLKTIGPTIPSMFLDKRLEDDKDYGLSIFKPDTDTCMKWLNGHPKGSVVYVSFGSFVDFEVEQMEEIAWGLRMSNRCFLWVVRESEEEKLPKHFVEETSQKGLVVRWCPQLKVLAHEAVGCFVTHCGWNSTLEGLSFGVPMVAVPYWSDQSTNAKYIMDVWKMGLKAPVDEKGIVRREAAEHCIKEIMEGERGKEIKKNSFKWRKLAKEAVDEGGSSDKNIEEFVTTLVDSLSIS, encoded by the exons ATGGACAAGGAAAGAAATGTCTACAGAGCTCATTGTTTGGTCTTGGCCTATCCAGCGCAAGGCCACATTAATCCCATGATGCAATTCTCGAAGCGTTTGGAGCACAAAGGAGTAAAAGTTACACTCGTTATTACCAAATCCATCTCCAACACCATGCATAAAGAAGCCACCTCCATTGCTCTTGAGACAATCTCCGACGGCTATGATGAAGGCGGGATAGCACAAGCTGAGAGCATCCACGCCTATTTGGAGCGCTTCCAGCGAGTCGGGTCGCAAACTCTAGTTGAGCTCATTGAGAAAGTTTCTAGCTCAGGCTGTCCTGTTGATTGTGTTGTTTATGATCCTTTTGTGCCTTGGGCTCTAGACGTAGCCAAAAAGTTTGGATTACTCGGGGCTGTGCTTTTCACTCAATCTTGTGCTgttgataatatatattaccATGTTCACAAAGGAGTACTGAAACTCCCGCTTTCAGAGACTGAAATTTTGCTTCCTGGATCGCCTCCTCTCGGACCTCAAGATATGCCATCCTTCATTTATGATTTCGGATCCTACCCGGCTTACTTTGACACGCTTGTGGGTCAATTCTCCAACGTTGATAAGGCTGATTGTGTCCTTGTCAACACTTTTTATGAGTTGGAGCAAGAG GTTGTGGATAGGATGAACAAGATATGGCCATTAAAGACTATAGGACCAACCATACCATCTATGTTCTTAGACAAGCGACTTGAAGATGACAAAGACTATGGTTTGAGCATCTTCAAACCGGACACCGATACTTGCATGAAATGGTTAAATGGTCATCCAAAGGGGTCGgttgtttatgtttcttttgggAGTTTTGTCGATTTTGAAGTTGAACAAATGGAAGAAATAGCGTGGGGATTGAGAATGAGCAATAGATGCTTCTTGTGGGTTGTAAGGGAATCAGAAGAGGAAAAACTCCCTAAACATTTTGTAGAGGAGACATCTCAAAAGGGATTGGTTGTTCGTTGGTGTCCTCAGTTGAAGGTGTTGGCTCACGAGGCAGTGGGATGCTTTGTGACACATTGTGGGTGGAACTCTACTTTGGAAGGCCTTAGCTTCGGTGTGCCGATGGTCGCAGTGCCATATTGGTCAGACCAAAGCACGAATGCAAAGTATATTATGGATGTCTGGAAGATGGGACTGAAAGCTCCAGTTGATGAGAAAGGAATTGTCAGGCGAGAAGCAGCAGAACATTGCATCAAGGAAAtaatggagggagagagaggaaaagagataaagaaaaattctttcaaGTGGAGGAAGCTGGCCAAAGAGGCTGTTGACGAGGGTGGAAGCTCTGATAAAAACATCGAAGAATTTGTGACTACATTGGTTGACTCTTTGTCCATTTCCTAA